The following are from one region of the Novosphingobium humi genome:
- a CDS encoding MFS transporter, whose translation MTTSVSNGVAAGVVSGHAGHSDHVSPGEIAIGVIIGRTSEFFDFFVYAIASVLVFPSFFFPFTDAYTGTLYSFAIFPLAFVARPLGTFVFMTIDRLYGRTAKLAIALFLLGGSTAAISFLPGYATLGKTAIALLALFRLGQGFALGGSWDGLASLLALNAPRDRRGWFAMVPQLGAPLGLIVASSMFAFFVSSLPTEDFLSWGWRFPFFVAFAINVVALFARLRLVESPEFVRLFESRDLQPEKAIVTIREEGRTILIGALAPLASFALFHMVTVFPLSYVMLNTPERPASFLIIETGAAMIGVMAIIVSGYMADRFGRRAVLGASAAAIAAFSGFAPQLLGQGTGGEVAFMTIGFAILGISFGQSSGAVASSFSTQHRYTGSALTSDIAWLVGAAFAPLIALKLATTYGLISSGAYLLSGAAATLIALWANRELAGNRNNAMSPMSLAV comes from the coding sequence ATGACCACCTCCGTTTCAAACGGGGTGGCCGCAGGGGTCGTTTCGGGCCATGCCGGCCATTCCGATCACGTTTCTCCCGGTGAGATCGCCATTGGCGTGATCATCGGTCGAACTTCGGAATTCTTTGACTTTTTCGTCTATGCCATCGCCTCGGTGCTGGTGTTTCCGAGCTTCTTTTTCCCGTTCACCGATGCCTATACCGGCACGCTCTATTCCTTCGCGATCTTTCCGCTGGCCTTTGTCGCGCGGCCTTTGGGCACCTTTGTGTTCATGACCATCGACCGACTCTACGGCCGCACGGCCAAGCTGGCCATCGCGCTGTTTTTGCTGGGCGGATCGACGGCTGCGATTTCCTTCCTGCCGGGCTATGCCACGCTGGGCAAGACAGCCATCGCGCTGCTCGCCCTGTTCCGGCTGGGTCAGGGTTTCGCGCTGGGCGGAAGCTGGGATGGTCTGGCCTCGCTGCTGGCGCTCAATGCGCCGCGTGACCGCCGCGGATGGTTCGCGATGGTGCCGCAGTTGGGGGCGCCGCTGGGGCTGATCGTGGCTTCGTCCATGTTCGCCTTCTTCGTCTCGTCGCTGCCCACCGAGGATTTCCTGAGCTGGGGCTGGCGCTTCCCGTTCTTTGTGGCCTTTGCCATCAACGTGGTGGCGCTCTTTGCCCGCCTGCGTCTGGTGGAGTCGCCCGAATTCGTGCGCCTGTTCGAAAGCCGCGACCTGCAGCCGGAAAAGGCCATCGTCACCATCCGCGAGGAAGGCCGCACCATCCTGATCGGCGCTCTGGCGCCTCTGGCCAGCTTTGCGCTGTTCCACATGGTCACGGTGTTTCCGCTTTCCTATGTGATGCTCAACACGCCTGAGCGCCCCGCCTCGTTCCTGATCATCGAAACCGGCGCGGCCATGATCGGGGTGATGGCGATCATCGTCTCGGGCTATATGGCGGACCGCTTCGGGCGCCGCGCGGTGCTGGGCGCTTCGGCGGCGGCGATTGCGGCTTTCTCCGGCTTTGCCCCGCAATTGCTGGGTCAGGGCACCGGAGGCGAGGTCGCCTTCATGACCATCGGTTTTGCCATTCTGGGCATCTCCTTTGGCCAATCCTCTGGCGCTGTGGCGTCCAGCTTCTCGACCCAGCATCGCTATACAGGTTCGGCGCTGACCAGCGATATCGCATGGCTGGTGGGGGCCGCCTTTGCGCCGCTGATCGCGCTGAAACTGGCCACGACCTATGGGCTGATCTCGTCGGGGGCCTATCTGCTCTCGGGCGCGGCGGCCACGCTGATCGCGCTGTGGGCCAACCGCGAACTGGCGGGCAATCGCAACAATGCGATGAGCCCGATGTCGTTAGCCGTTTAA
- a CDS encoding ATP-binding protein: MKSPLSLDLKAVSEPERPAIKGDPMRANPIWPYLASLGLVGGFSLLGILLNPWLGEGYASLVFVVGVSMVGALYGLMPSLLCALLSSLLFDFFVSEPVFELAISRTTDLAPPVVFALCAVISGLLSGRLRDEATRANRSNQQLASLLSLSRQLQSASSDEAVHDILCDSLLAGQGGSLGLYRMTEGRAVPVAHSGEDPEWIALAKAAMLWEPEWLEDEHLIGCRLLAGEHCVGAMVVDRATARARGIGLMLAQGRMAALALERIDLSLRLSEAHAHARTEELKSALLASVSHDLRSPLTAISASAASLLSFGAQFDSETSHELLDGIVKESARLNDLTTNLLQMTRLEAGEEGLSWSLLPVGESLRAIMGRVQMHRQTHPMTLHMPPQELLVRTDATLFDLAVTNVLQNAIRYSPAGRPITIACMPEGRWCHIAISDEGHGIPPAEQERVFDRFYRLARDARVPQGSGLGLAIVRGFVQASGGRIRLESPLRDGQGTRITIILPLMEQDQSRLADEDEDEICANMADDADDRAPGAAGMKA, encoded by the coding sequence GTGAAAAGCCCCCTTTCTCTTGACCTCAAGGCTGTGAGCGAGCCTGAACGCCCTGCGATCAAGGGCGATCCCATGCGCGCGAATCCGATCTGGCCCTATCTGGCCTCGCTGGGGCTGGTCGGGGGCTTTTCCCTTTTGGGCATCCTGCTCAACCCCTGGCTGGGCGAGGGCTATGCCTCGCTGGTTTTTGTGGTGGGCGTCTCGATGGTGGGGGCGCTCTATGGGTTGATGCCCTCGCTGCTCTGCGCGCTGCTTTCCTCGCTGCTGTTCGACTTCTTTGTCTCCGAGCCGGTGTTTGAACTGGCGATCAGCCGGACCACTGACCTTGCCCCGCCGGTGGTCTTTGCGCTCTGCGCGGTGATTTCGGGCCTGCTGTCGGGCCGCCTGCGCGACGAGGCGACGCGCGCCAACCGTTCGAACCAGCAATTGGCCAGCCTGCTCTCCCTCTCGCGCCAGTTGCAGAGCGCCAGCAGCGACGAGGCCGTCCATGACATCCTGTGCGACAGTCTGCTGGCCGGACAGGGCGGTTCGCTGGGCCTTTATCGCATGACCGAGGGGCGCGCCGTGCCGGTGGCCCATAGCGGAGAGGACCCGGAATGGATCGCCCTGGCCAAGGCGGCGATGCTGTGGGAGCCGGAATGGCTGGAGGATGAGCATCTGATCGGCTGTCGGTTGCTGGCGGGGGAGCATTGCGTGGGGGCGATGGTGGTGGACCGCGCCACGGCGCGCGCGCGCGGTATCGGCCTGATGCTGGCGCAGGGGCGGATGGCGGCGCTGGCGCTCGAACGGATCGATCTGTCGCTGCGCCTGTCCGAGGCCCATGCCCATGCCCGCACCGAGGAGCTGAAATCGGCGCTGCTCGCCTCGGTCAGCCATGACCTGCGCAGCCCGCTGACCGCGATCAGCGCCTCGGCGGCGAGCCTGCTGAGTTTCGGGGCGCAATTTGACAGCGAAACCTCGCATGAGCTGCTGGACGGCATCGTGAAAGAATCGGCAAGGCTCAATGACCTGACCACCAACCTGCTCCAGATGACGCGGCTTGAGGCGGGCGAGGAGGGGTTGAGCTGGTCGCTGCTGCCGGTGGGCGAGAGTTTGCGCGCGATCATGGGCCGGGTGCAGATGCATCGCCAGACCCACCCGATGACGCTGCATATGCCGCCGCAGGAATTGCTGGTGCGCACCGATGCCACGCTGTTTGATCTGGCCGTGACCAATGTGCTGCAGAACGCGATCCGCTACAGTCCGGCGGGCCGCCCGATCACCATTGCCTGTATGCCCGAGGGCCGGTGGTGCCATATCGCCATCAGCGACGAGGGTCATGGCATCCCTCCTGCCGAGCAGGAAAGGGTGTTCGACCGCTTCTACCGGCTTGCGCGCGATGCCCGTGTGCCGCAAGGTTCGGGGCTCGGGCTGGCCATCGTGCGCGGCTTTGTTCAGGCCTCGGGCGGCAGGATTAGACTTGAATCGCCGCTGCGCGATGGGCAGGGAACGCGCATCACCATCATCCTGCCCCTGATGGAGCAGGACCAGAGCCGGTTGGCCGATGAGGATGAGGATGAAATTTGCGCCAATATGGCGGATGACGCGGATGATCGGGCGCCGGGCGCGGCAGGCATGAAGGCATAA
- a CDS encoding response regulator transcription factor, translating into MVSGHILLVDDEVGIVTALRPALRAVGHEVTVASDGTAALASFLLADPDVVLLDLGLPDMDGKQVIRKIRETSSTPIIVISARHQEAEKIAALDEGADDYVDKPFVLGELLARVRSALRRRQHLIEVPEGLDLGHLSIDFGTREVRLRGDLIKLSPKEYNLLRMLADSAGQVVTQKRLLAAGWGRSEADPQYLRVYIGMLRQKLEINPSDPQMILTEPGVGYRLLVPASV; encoded by the coding sequence ATGGTTAGCGGTCATATCTTGCTGGTGGATGACGAAGTGGGCATCGTGACGGCGCTGCGCCCGGCCTTGCGCGCGGTGGGGCATGAGGTGACGGTGGCCAGCGACGGCACCGCCGCTCTGGCCAGTTTCCTGCTGGCCGATCCCGATGTCGTGCTGCTCGATCTGGGTCTGCCCGACATGGATGGCAAGCAGGTGATCCGCAAGATCCGCGAGACATCCTCGACCCCGATCATCGTGATTTCCGCCCGCCATCAGGAGGCCGAGAAGATCGCCGCGCTGGACGAAGGGGCCGATGATTATGTCGACAAACCTTTTGTGCTGGGCGAATTGCTGGCGCGGGTGCGTTCGGCGCTGCGGCGGCGGCAGCATCTGATCGAGGTGCCCGAGGGGCTGGATCTGGGCCATCTTAGCATTGATTTCGGCACGCGCGAGGTGCGTCTGCGCGGCGATCTCATCAAACTTTCGCCCAAGGAATACAATCTGCTGCGTATGCTGGCCGACAGCGCGGGGCAGGTGGTGACGCAAAAGCGCCTGCTGGCTGCGGGCTGGGGCCGCTCAGAAGCCGATCCGCAATATCTGCGCGTCTATATCGGCATGTTGCGGCAAAAGCTGGAGATCAATCCGTCCGATCCCCAGATGATCCTGACCGAACCGGGCGTGGGTTATCGTCTGCTGGTGCCCGCGTCGGTCTGA
- a CDS encoding cytochrome P450 has product MHECPFTPPYPQPLAKKPGLLRRFYLGWCKSWLDMLHGRAYTMKLGVTQLPAGRAFMVNDMALVEQVLHDAAQFPKHRMVHDMLSPMIGNSVFVSNGEEWAHQRAMVNPAFVHTNLKRAFPLMAAATRDMIGRMRGQADAACGRAVDVDPLMTHVTADVIFRTIFSVELGEAEAEAVYRAFGEYQSVSQRAHLLRLYRLPGFGLGRRARRLGGKVRAVFAPMVEARVAQRRGERRDILDALLDARHPVSGAPFTADELVDQLALIFLAGHETTATSLGWALYLLSECAEMQERLHAEIEAATGGGPLDYEHVRALEGVRNLYREALRLYPPVGFLPRTSEAPVTMRDKRIGAGELMLVAPWLVQRNPGNWACPHAFAPDRFTTPEGAEALKEAWIPFGKGERICIGAGFAQQEAALILAEVIRHFRLEFPAGRRRPEVVARLTLRPRDGFTLVLRPR; this is encoded by the coding sequence ATGCATGAATGCCCTTTCACTCCGCCCTATCCGCAACCTCTGGCCAAAAAGCCGGGGCTGCTGCGCCGCTTCTATCTGGGCTGGTGCAAGAGCTGGCTCGATATGCTCCATGGCCGGGCCTACACGATGAAGCTGGGCGTGACGCAATTGCCAGCGGGGCGGGCGTTCATGGTCAACGATATGGCCCTGGTCGAGCAGGTGCTGCACGATGCGGCGCAATTTCCCAAGCATCGCATGGTGCATGACATGCTCTCCCCGATGATCGGCAACAGCGTGTTTGTCAGCAATGGCGAGGAATGGGCGCATCAGCGCGCGATGGTCAATCCGGCCTTTGTTCACACCAATCTGAAACGCGCCTTTCCGCTGATGGCGGCGGCCACGCGCGACATGATCGGGCGGATGCGGGGGCAGGCTGATGCGGCATGCGGGCGGGCTGTGGATGTCGATCCGCTGATGACGCATGTGACGGCCGATGTGATCTTCCGCACGATCTTTTCGGTGGAATTGGGCGAGGCTGAGGCTGAAGCGGTCTATCGCGCCTTTGGCGAATATCAGAGCGTGTCGCAGCGGGCGCATCTGCTGCGCCTATATCGGCTGCCCGGTTTTGGGCTGGGGCGGCGGGCGCGGCGGCTGGGCGGGAAGGTGCGGGCGGTGTTTGCGCCTATGGTAGAGGCGCGGGTGGCGCAGCGGCGAGGCGAGCGGCGCGATATTCTCGACGCCTTGCTCGATGCGCGCCATCCGGTCAGCGGGGCGCCGTTCACCGCTGACGAGTTGGTGGACCAACTGGCGCTGATCTTTCTGGCCGGGCATGAGACGACGGCGACCTCGCTGGGCTGGGCGCTCTACCTGCTCTCGGAATGCGCGGAGATGCAGGAAAGACTCCATGCCGAGATCGAGGCGGCGACGGGTGGAGGGCCGCTCGATTATGAGCACGTCAGGGCGCTGGAGGGCGTGCGCAATCTCTATCGTGAGGCGCTGCGGCTCTATCCGCCGGTCGGGTTTTTGCCGCGCACGTCCGAGGCGCCCGTCACCATGCGCGACAAGCGAATCGGGGCGGGCGAGTTGATGCTGGTCGCGCCATGGCTGGTTCAGCGCAATCCGGGCAACTGGGCCTGTCCGCATGCCTTTGCCCCCGACCGTTTCACCACGCCCGAGGGGGCCGAGGCGCTGAAGGAGGCGTGGATTCCCTTTGGCAAGGGCGAGCGAATCTGTATCGGCGCGGGCTTTGCCCAGCAGGAGGCGGCGCTGATTCTGGCCGAGGTGATCCGCCATTTCCGGCTGGAATTTCCCGCCGGGCGGCGCAGGCCGGAGGTGGTGGCGCGGTTGACCCTGCGCCCGCGCGACGGGTTTACTCTGGTGCTGCGTCCCCGTTGA
- a CDS encoding PilZ domain-containing protein: MSQLDTTNDPYADQRNAPRNNLLLSSVCHWPNRQLDERVKIRNVSATGLMAEGTLGATVGEQVVLELRNIGAIEGIVAWVQSNRFGVAFARPIDPVLLRTPAEVSAKQSETRDYYQRGPVSVLNRQDETRTDRLRRI; the protein is encoded by the coding sequence ATGTCTCAGCTCGACACCACCAATGATCCCTATGCTGACCAGCGCAATGCCCCGCGCAACAATCTGCTGCTTTCCTCTGTCTGTCACTGGCCCAACCGCCAGTTGGATGAACGGGTCAAGATCCGCAATGTTTCGGCCACCGGCCTGATGGCCGAGGGCACGCTGGGCGCCACTGTCGGGGAACAGGTCGTGCTGGAATTGCGCAATATCGGGGCCATCGAGGGCATTGTCGCCTGGGTTCAAAGCAACCGCTTCGGCGTGGCCTTTGCCCGGCCGATTGACCCCGTCCTGCTGCGCACCCCGGCCGAAGTCAGCGCCAAGCAGAGCGAAACCCGCGATTATTACCAGCGCGGCCCGGTTTCGGTGCTGAACCGCCAAGATGAAACAAGGACCGACCGCCTGCGCCGCATCTGA
- a CDS encoding FtsB family cell division protein — MAREAVAQGVALCLLLIMLAVAIAGPSGLLAWSENRQLLEQRRQEIQKLAVQRDELRNRVNLLDPRHADPDLAGELLRKNLNVAHPDEIIMMVN; from the coding sequence ATGGCGCGTGAAGCTGTGGCGCAGGGTGTGGCCCTGTGTCTGCTTCTGATCATGCTTGCCGTGGCGATCGCCGGGCCCAGCGGCCTGCTGGCGTGGAGCGAGAATCGCCAGTTGCTGGAGCAGCGCCGTCAGGAAATCCAGAAACTGGCGGTCCAGCGCGATGAATTGCGCAACCGTGTCAACCTGCTCGATCCGCGTCATGCCGATCCCGATCTGGCCGGAGAATTGTTGCGCAAAAATCTTAATGTTGCGCATCCTGATGAGATCATCATGATGGTGAACTGA